One Amaranthus tricolor cultivar Red isolate AtriRed21 chromosome 1, ASM2621246v1, whole genome shotgun sequence DNA window includes the following coding sequences:
- the LOC130813674 gene encoding uncharacterized protein LOC130813674: MGSLATHFSTFLFLFPIGSRRLYSSCTLFLKNPSHYQSKPWFFIDPQLKNFDLYSLLIALPVAGLSDLFLFLSFSGNPSYRFSFFQYGTVIFIFWALLLLIILRESYDLFVINESFLFAFGGVCFLVEYFITGNGFNGVSNNVYNLGGYLTLLCAFSCLYLSFKPTTFLADFFLSSGMIFKGTWVLQVGLNLYTSTFGLKGCQQVKLLPNQSNVDVKCDLDEDSMRGIALMKLLFVWHAIVVIIACFGLFGLLSCREKLRCGEGSGPLLAKIDSHSVLMQQLPEFELE, from the coding sequence ATGGGATCATTGGCAACCCATTTCTCAACATTCCTGTTCCTCTTCCCAATTGGATCACGCCGCCTCTATTCTTCTTGCACACTCTTCCTCAAGAATCCATCTCACTATCAATCAAAACCCTGGTTTTTCATTGACCCACAATTGAAAAATTTTGACCTTTATTCCCTTCTTATTGCTCTACCGGTTGCTGGATTATCAgaccttttcctttttctctcaTTTTCAGGGAACCCCAGTTACAGATTTTCCTTCTTTCAGTATGGAACAGTCATTTTCATCTTCTGGGCACTTTTACTTCTCATCATTTTGAGAGAAAGTTATGATCTTTTTGTTATCAATGAGAGTTTTTTGTTTGCTTTTGGAGGGGTTTGTTTTCTTGTTGAGTATTTCATTACTGGGAATGGTTTTAATGGTGTTAGTAACAATGTGTACAATTTAGGAGGCTATTTGACCCTTCTTTGTGCCTTTTCTTGCTTGTATCTATCCTTCAAGCCTACAACCTTTTTAGctgatttttttctttcaagtGGAATGATTTTTAAGGGTACTTGGGTGTTACAAGTTGGGTTGAATTTGTATACTTCTACATTTGGGTTGAAAGGTTGTCAGCAGGTGAAATTGTTGCCTAATCAAAGTAATGTTGATGTTAAGTGTGATCTTGATGAGGATAGTATGAGGGGTATTGCATTGATGAAGTTGTTGTTTGTGTGGCATGCTATTGTTGTTATCATTGCTTGTTTTGGGTTGTTTGGGTTGTTGTCATGTAGGGAGAAACTGAGATGTGGCGAAGGCAGTGGACCGTTGCTAGCAAAAATTGATTCTCATAGTGTGTTGATGCAGCAGCTTCCTGAATTTGAGCTTGAGTAG
- the LOC130813665 gene encoding actin-related protein 2/3 complex subunit 2B: MACFGLDTHKNTRFRNVFFERSSPGLLQILLQQFRGQKATEIDHHLYEFGSVEYHVQCCTSDPQNLYISTSTPILASGSICSSTIQKVKDISPDVVDILHQPRQGYQLTLQLNLARIPPGKGGVKILKKIAAIESVILSSQLKEMLRNFSTENASECTSKPIRIVYRPGEPFFVLRQPQKVTVVFPMRFKETSDVVIATSFFQELMDIGNSEAFSKAPQFTWTPIPPPELRGLLIEDLSTNGGFVSFDIFSRHVDDKRLDDTVWNLLKFYTYVKSYIKSTKSFIQRKMRSKVEDLVKVLHQPEQDDYDHEQQDQGCGWKMKQVSSTTLRKLKKQYGGVKRKINRMRYRIRVQGINEMNKKIKRIHHQIKIRNLGLHRQWFSTPRFHSANGYTRLE; encoded by the exons ATGGCTTGTTTTGGGTTGGATACCCATAAAAATACTCGATTTCGTAATGTTTTTTTTGAACGCTCTTCTCCTGGTTTACTACAAATTTTACTTCAACAATTCCG AGGTCAAAAAGCAACAGAGATAGATCATCATTTATATGAATTTGGGTCTGTGGAATATCATGTCCAG TGTTGTACTTCAGATCCGCAAAACCTGTATATATCGACATCGACCCCAATACTAGCTTCCGGATCAATCTGCTCGTCCACTATACAAAAGGTTAAAGATATAAGCCCTGATGTTGTCGACATACTTCACCAACCAAGACAAGGATATCAACTCACACTACAACTGAATCTTGCTCGTATTCCACCAGGCAAAG GCGGAGTCAAGATACTAAAGAAGATAGCTGCCATAGAATCTGTAATATTGAGCTCTCAACTTAAGGAAATGCTCCGTAATTTCAGTACAGAGAATGCCTCTGAATGTACAAGCAAACCAATCAGGATTGTATATCGCCCAGGAGAGCCTTTCTTTGTTCTCAGACAG CCACAAAAAGTCACCGTTGTATTCCCTATGCGATTTAAGGAAACATCAGATGTCGTGATTGCAACGTCCTTTTTCCAG GAGCTGATGGACATCGGAAACTCTGAAGCATTTAGTAAAGCACCCCAATTCACATGGACACCTATACCTCCTCCAGAGTTGAGAGGATTACTTATAGAAGACTTGAGCACCAATGGAGGATTTGTCTCTTTTG ACATCTTTTCGCGCCATGTTGATGACAAAAGACTCGATGATACAGTGTGGAATCTACTCAAATTTTACACCTATGTTAAATCTTATATAAAG AGCACCAAGAGCTTTATTCAAAGAAAGATGAGGAGTAAAGTGGAGGATTTGGTCAAG GTCTTGCATCAACCAGAACAAGATGATTATGATCATGAACAGCAGGATCAAG GATGCGGGTGGAAGATGAAGCAGGTCAGTTCCACAACACTCAGAAAACTCAAAAAACAATACGGTGGCGTCAAGAGAAAGATCAACAGAATGAGATACCGGATTCGAGTGCAAGGAATCAATGAAATGAACAAGAAGATCAAGAGAATCCACCATCAGATTAAGATCCGCAACCTTGGCCTACATCGCCAATGGTTTTCTACCCCCAGATTTCACTCTGCAAACGGATACACAAGATTAGAGTAG